The Solanum lycopersicum chromosome 2, SLM_r2.1 DNA window AGAACCTGAACATGAAGTGGTACATTGGTATAGGAAAGAGACTTTTTTGAAGGCTTATAACCATTTTCTACAGCCAATACGAAACATGAAAATGTGGCCTCACACTAGTGTTGTAGTGATTGAACCTCCTGAACCAAAAGTCATGCCTGGTAGGCCACCAAAGTGCAGAAGAAAGGCAAAGAATGAGCCTAGAAAAAAGTATGGAAAGTTATCCAAAAGAGGAGtaaaaatgacatgttcactGTGTCATCAAGTAGGCCACAACAAAAAATCTTGTCCAACATTGGTAAGTTATTATTCTCTTCTAATACATTTACAATAAGCTTCAATTATTTACaataatcaattattattactgtATTAATAGGCTGAAATGGGACAACCTGGAGGCTACCCAAACAGGAAACCAAGCTCAAGCCATCCACCATTGTTTATCCAATCATCAAGCTCAAGCCAGCCACCATTGTTTAGCCAACCATCAAGCTCAAGCCAGCCACCATTGTTAGCCAACCATCAAGTTCAAGTCAGCCACCACTTTTTAGTAGACCATCAAGCTCAAGTCAGCCACCAGTATTCAATCATCAAGGCAGTTCTATGTGTTTTGATTCTTCAGTTGTTAGAAGAGAGCAACAACCTGCTAAAAGCAGAAGCACATGCAGAGGCAGAAGCACTGGGAGAGGCACTGGGAGAGGTACTGGTAGAGGCACTGGGAGAGGTACTGGCACTGCCAGTGAAATTGGAAGAGGCAGTGTTTTCAACATTGGAGGTGTATCAAGTCAGCAACCTGATCAACCAAGGGCTGTGGAAGCTTCAAATATCAACAGGAAGACAAAAAAGGACCAAGACTATAGGATTTGGCATCTATACAAATGCAAGTGGTAGTCAAACCTTTAATGTAAGTGTATACATAATTTTGTTCATTTCTTACTCTACTATATAAAGTCTCATTTTAAGATATTTCCATGCAGCCTGGTACTTCAGGAGAAAAAGTTATCAATTCGAGAGTTTATAAGGCTGCATCTCCAACAAATATTGATATTGGTTATAAGCCTCGAGGACTCAAGTGGAATGGTGGAGATGCTGTCACTGATTCACAGTTGCAACGTATCACTCAGTCAAGGAAAAACAAGCGTGGAACATCTAGTGCACCAAAGAATGCCTAATTTATGTAGAAAAGTCACTTTTTGGTTGTGTAATTAGCAGCAGAAATTTGTATTGACTGCTTTGAAACTTGGAGCTCACTAGAGCAAATTAATGGCATGAATGATCAATTTTTACTGCTTTTGAGGCACAAATTATCTTCATTCCTTCAATTaaatcattacaataaaaacacaaggcatttacaatagaaaaatcGATCTAAATTGCCCATAAAGAACACTAGAATCTACCATACATACTTTTATGAAGGAATCTAATAGAAGACAAATGAATCAACTAAGATTATTTTGTTACACAAATCCAAGTAGCCAATATCACCCCTACGATGATGCATATTATCCATACTTTTCTTGATCGATTCCTCTCCAATTCATATGTTTTGACTCTTTTCAACAAACCCCATATCACCCTCCTAGCTTGAGCAGACATTTCATCATCATACCATCGAAAATATCCACATCCACCTCGTGcctataaaattaaagaaaaaaaattgaattataaataaGGTGATTCTTTACTATATTggacaaaaaaatgaatt harbors:
- the LOC112940978 gene encoding uncharacterized protein isoform X1, which encodes MCETFNSWILVARHKAIITMLQEIRHKIMNRNIAMRQFAETWISDISPMARLVLEENKDLARFCEVRFNGDTGYEILDGQYRHIVDIRKKTCTCRTWQLRGIPCQHAVFAYQHKGIEPEHEVVHWYRKETFLKAYNHFLQPIRNMKMWPHTSVVVIEPPEPKVMPGRPPKCRRKAKNEPRKKYGKLSKRGVKMTCSLCHQVGHNKKSCPTLAEMGQPGGYPNRKPSSSHPPLFIQSSSSSQPPLFSQPSSSSQPPLLANHQVQVSHHFLVDHQAQVSHQYSIIKAVLCVLILQLLEESNNLLKAEAHAEAEALGEALGEVLVEALGEVLALPVKLEEAVFSTLEVYQVSNLINQGLWKLQISTGRQKRTKTIGFGIYTNASGSQTFNPGTSGEKVINSRVYKAASPTNIDIGYKPRGLKWNGGDAVTDSQLQRITQSRKNKRGTSSAPKNA
- the LOC112940978 gene encoding uncharacterized protein isoform X2, encoding MNRNIAMRQFAETWISDISPMARLVLEENKDLARFCEVRFNGDTGYEILDGQYRHIVDIRKKTCTCRTWQLRGIPCQHAVFAYQHKGIEPEHEVVHWYRKETFLKAYNHFLQPIRNMKMWPHTSVVVIEPPEPKVMPGRPPKCRRKAKNEPRKKYGKLSKRGVKMTCSLCHQVGHNKKSCPTLAEMGQPGGYPNRKPSSSHPPLFIQSSSSSQPPLFSQPSSSSQPPLLANHQVQVSHHFLVDHQAQVSHQYSIIKAVLCVLILQLLEESNNLLKAEAHAEAEALGEALGEVLVEALGEVLALPVKLEEAVFSTLEVYQVSNLINQGLWKLQISTGRQKRTKTIGFGIYTNASGSQTFNPGTSGEKVINSRVYKAASPTNIDIGYKPRGLKWNGGDAVTDSQLQRITQSRKNKRGTSSAPKNA